One window of the Dreissena polymorpha isolate Duluth1 chromosome 5, UMN_Dpol_1.0, whole genome shotgun sequence genome contains the following:
- the LOC127831034 gene encoding sex peptide receptor-like, which yields MLKSLLRLTRDMENISAYENGPGLDQHSNHNDTDPTFDDDSYSFDDYYHEHVYSIFDFEIVIYGYIWPVLVIFTCLCNCLVIVGFLRKNMRTSTNIILVLIAISDSLTGLVTLPATFYVYSSEQMLLSKDWCNATMITRLYIARAFHTISVWETVLLGFQRFLHVRHPAVANRWCTMKKTIGIVAVMYVLSFLLHMYHAFDIKTSDGFCHWELKEPCGWGCAYIWASFILGHAIPCVALVAFTTLMLRSVSQRPGSKSVDNNVRRRREQNRNMTIAVLLIVVIFLIPELPYGLFYLLTMILIHSGQKILPLRTNRIIHATYELALVLSFHLNFWVYCVMIRSFRSGIKTLFKMARCKEGTFSELEHEHTSSQNMSYELVGVSERQAEDVEM from the exons ATGCTTAAAA GCCTACTACGATTGACAAGAGACATGGAGAACATTTCAGCCTACGAAAACGGCCCTGGTCTTGATCAACATAGCAACCACAACGACACCGATCCCACGTTCGACGACGACTCCTACTCCTTCGACGACTACTATCACGAACACGTGTACAGCATATTCGACTTTGAGATTGTGATCTACGGTTATATCTGGCCAGTCTTGGTCATTTTTACGTGTCTATGCAATTGTCTTGTGATCGTTGGATTCTTACGAAAGAATATGCGAACTTCGACTAATATAATTTTGGTTTTAATCGCAATATCCGACTCCCTTACCGGACTGGTGACCCTCCCAGCGACGTTCTATGTGTACTCAAGTGAACAGATGTTACTTTCTAAAGACTGGTGCAATGCTACCATGATAACCAGGTTGTACATTGCACGTGCATTTCACACCATTTCCGTCTGGGAAACCGTTCTCCTTGGGTTTCAAAGGTTCTTGCATGTACGACACCCTGCTGTTGCTAACCGTTGGTGCACGATGAAGAAAACGATCGGCATTGTTGCTGTTATGTACGTCCTGTCCTTTCTATTGCACATGTACCATGCTTTTGACATTAAGACTAGTGATGGGTTTTGCCACTGGGAACTCAAAGAGCCATGCGGATGGGGCTGTGCTTATATATGGGCCTCGTTTATCCTCGGTCACGCAATTCCCTGCGTGGCATTGGTGGCGTTCACGACACTGATGTTGCGATCAGTGAGCCAGAGACCTGGTAGCAAAAGTGTTGACAACAACGTTAGGCGACGAAGAGAGCAAAACAGAAACATGACCATCGCTGTTCTACTGATAGTCGTCATATTTCTTATACCGGAGCTGCCTTATGGTCTCTTCTACTTGTTGACGATGATACTGATACATAGCGGGCAGAAAATACTACCTCTGAGGACCAACAGAATAATCCACGCCACGTATGAGCTGGCCTTGGTGCTTAGCTTTCATCTGAATTTCTGGGTATACTGTGTGATGATTCGAAGCTTCCGTTCTGGCATTAAAACTCTTTTTAAGATGGCACGGTGCAAGGAAGGCACATTTTCAGAACTTGAGCACGAGCACACGTCATCTCAGAACATGAGTTATGAACTTGTTGGTGTCTCAGAGAGACAGGCTGAAGACGTTGAAATGTGA